In Candidatus Dependentiae bacterium, a genomic segment contains:
- a CDS encoding acyl-CoA carboxylase subunit beta, whose amino-acid sequence MINNQNWLEKKNLALLGGGQEKIEKQKQLGKLNARERIGLLLDENSFQETDQLVVAAFSDKKNYTDGVITGFGKINNQIVAIYSQDFTLNGGSLGKNHAKKIIKIMDMAAKIGCPIIGLIDSGGARIQEGIHALSGFGDIFFRNTRYSGIIPQISIILGPCAGGAVYSPALTDFIFTVENISQMFITGPSVIKETLHQDVTKDELGGASIHNTKSGVAHFLCKNEIECFEKVKKLLYYIPRNYLEQKETLDNYIEPENNQILDQLIPNNPNKSYDIKKVINTVFDKESFFEIQEFFAQNIVTGFATLSGKIIGIVANQPMIMAGTIDIDASEKAAKFIRFCDSFSIPIITLVDVPGFLPGIDQEHNGIIRRGAKLLYAYAEATVPKITLILRKAFGGAYIVMGSKQLGADFNFAFPNAQIAVLGANAAISILHEKTLKSEPNIEIRNQKHSNLLENYATEFLTPYIAAEYGYIDAIIDPNETRNKLISALLICENKVEKLPAKKHGNIPL is encoded by the coding sequence ATGATAAACAATCAAAATTGGTTAGAAAAAAAAAATTTAGCGCTTTTGGGTGGCGGGCAAGAAAAAATAGAAAAACAAAAACAATTGGGAAAATTAAATGCAAGAGAAAGAATTGGTCTTTTACTTGATGAAAATAGTTTTCAGGAAACTGATCAACTTGTAGTCGCTGCATTTTCCGATAAAAAAAATTATACTGATGGTGTTATTACCGGTTTTGGCAAAATTAACAATCAAATTGTTGCCATATATTCACAAGATTTCACACTAAATGGTGGTTCTCTTGGTAAAAATCATGCAAAAAAAATAATAAAAATAATGGATATGGCTGCAAAAATAGGTTGCCCAATAATAGGACTTATAGATTCCGGTGGAGCCAGAATTCAAGAAGGCATACACGCACTCTCCGGTTTTGGCGACATCTTTTTTAGAAACACGAGATATTCAGGAATAATTCCACAAATCTCTATAATTTTAGGCCCGTGTGCAGGTGGCGCCGTTTATTCTCCGGCTTTAACAGATTTTATTTTTACGGTAGAAAATATTAGCCAGATGTTTATAACCGGTCCATCCGTTATAAAAGAAACTTTGCATCAAGATGTAACAAAAGATGAGCTTGGCGGGGCCTCAATTCACAACACAAAATCCGGCGTTGCGCATTTTTTATGTAAAAACGAAATTGAATGTTTTGAAAAAGTTAAAAAATTACTTTATTACATACCAAGAAACTATTTAGAGCAAAAAGAAACTCTTGATAATTATATTGAGCCAGAAAACAATCAAATATTAGATCAACTTATACCTAATAATCCAAATAAATCTTATGATATTAAAAAAGTAATAAACACAGTTTTTGATAAAGAAAGTTTTTTTGAAATTCAAGAATTTTTTGCGCAAAATATAGTTACAGGGTTTGCAACACTTTCCGGTAAAATTATAGGAATAGTTGCAAATCAACCAATGATTATGGCAGGTACAATAGATATTGATGCATCCGAAAAAGCCGCTAAATTTATACGTTTTTGTGATAGCTTTTCAATACCAATAATTACGCTTGTCGATGTTCCTGGATTTTTACCCGGTATAGATCAGGAACACAATGGAATCATAAGACGTGGAGCTAAACTTTTATATGCATATGCAGAAGCAACTGTGCCAAAAATTACATTAATATTAAGAAAAGCTTTTGGCGGTGCATATATAGTTATGGGAAGTAAACAATTGGGAGCTGATTTTAATTTTGCATTTCCAAATGCTCAAATTGCAGTACTTGGCGCAAATGCAGCAATTTCAATTTTACACGAAAAAACTTTAAAATCTGAGCCCAATATTGAAATACGCAATCAAAAACACTCAAACTTACTAGAAAACTATGCAACAGAATTTTTAACCCCATATATTGCAGCAGAATATGGATATATAGATGCAATAATAGATCCAAATGAAACAAGAAATAAATTAATTTCGGCTCTTTTAATATGTGAAAATAAAGTTGAAAAATTACCTGCCAAAAAACATGGTAATATACCGTTATAA
- the dnaE gene encoding DNA polymerase III subunit alpha: EVINYVKDKYGHDCVCQIITFGTMMAKGVIKDVARALGFPFEDANTLTNLIPDQLKITLHEAIEQEPKLKEMIDNNPKVKELMDICFKLEGLTRHASKHAAGVVISPMPLKEALPLYVPSKATNELVVQYAMTELEEVGFLKMDFLGLKNLTVIQMALDAIEKRHGIKINLDKINLDDPKTFELLRAGNTNGVFQFESDGIKDVMRRLSPQSVEDLIAVNALYRPGPLGSGMVDDFIERRHGRKKTTYMFDALEPILSETYGVIVYQEQVMKIASAIGGYTLGGADILRRAMGKKKAEVMAEQKNIFMAGAKKQGFDERKAGELFDLMAYFAGYGFNKSHSTAYALIAYQTAYLKANYPQEFMAALISYETNDPDKLTFYLQEIKDMNIKAVTPSINQSEINFVAQDKKILFGLKGIKNVGLAALENIILIRNEKKFLDMLDFCKRVDLRTANKRVIESLIYSGAFDELPGNRAQKISELDKILKIAIDAKKQAATGQMDMFGLISKKTQTNNNQDYYTFLPLKDFSDKEKLDKEKEIAGFYLSSHPLDNHKILKNLKALTFQEITDITKNGNTKKEPFVTCFGLMQNNKVIKTKKGDNMSFAQFEDYTNHAEVIIFPSVYKKVETLLQEHNIFVIQGFVDLTSKDKCKIKANDLIPVDHILNFKKIVSLNLKLPEIIDQNVLGNLKNILEQQSQPSNIKVPVNIAFKENNKNLLIEYGKKITPEIELLNNIEKLGIKVQIVI; encoded by the coding sequence AAGAAGTTATAAATTACGTAAAAGATAAATATGGTCATGACTGCGTTTGCCAAATCATAACATTTGGAACAATGATGGCCAAAGGCGTAATAAAAGACGTTGCCAGAGCTCTAGGATTTCCATTTGAAGATGCAAACACTTTGACAAATTTAATCCCCGATCAACTAAAAATTACGCTACACGAAGCCATTGAACAAGAACCAAAATTAAAAGAAATGATTGATAATAATCCAAAAGTTAAAGAACTAATGGATATTTGTTTTAAACTTGAGGGGCTCACAAGGCACGCATCAAAACATGCCGCAGGCGTAGTTATTTCGCCTATGCCGCTAAAAGAAGCTTTACCTTTATATGTTCCTTCAAAAGCAACAAATGAACTTGTCGTTCAATATGCAATGACAGAACTTGAAGAAGTTGGTTTTTTAAAAATGGATTTTTTGGGCCTTAAAAACTTAACCGTAATTCAAATGGCTCTTGATGCGATAGAAAAAAGGCACGGTATAAAAATAAATTTAGACAAAATAAATCTTGATGACCCAAAAACTTTTGAGCTACTAAGAGCCGGCAACACAAATGGTGTTTTTCAATTTGAATCTGATGGCATTAAAGACGTAATGAGAAGATTGAGCCCACAAAGCGTTGAGGATTTAATAGCAGTAAATGCGCTATATCGACCGGGACCATTGGGATCCGGAATGGTTGACGACTTTATAGAACGAAGACACGGTAGAAAAAAAACAACTTACATGTTTGACGCACTTGAACCAATTTTAAGCGAAACTTACGGCGTTATTGTTTATCAAGAACAAGTTATGAAAATTGCATCTGCAATTGGAGGATACACTCTTGGCGGTGCAGATATTTTACGTCGAGCCATGGGTAAGAAAAAAGCTGAGGTAATGGCAGAACAAAAAAATATATTTATGGCTGGTGCTAAAAAACAAGGTTTTGACGAACGTAAAGCAGGTGAGCTTTTTGATCTTATGGCATATTTTGCCGGCTACGGTTTTAACAAATCTCACTCAACGGCATATGCTTTAATTGCATATCAAACGGCATATTTAAAAGCAAATTATCCTCAAGAATTTATGGCGGCATTAATTTCATACGAAACAAACGATCCAGATAAATTAACATTTTATCTTCAAGAAATAAAAGATATGAATATTAAAGCGGTAACGCCTAGCATTAATCAATCTGAAATAAATTTTGTTGCCCAAGATAAAAAAATTTTATTTGGGCTTAAAGGCATTAAAAATGTTGGGCTTGCTGCACTTGAAAATATAATTTTAATCAGAAATGAAAAAAAATTTTTAGATATGTTGGATTTTTGCAAACGAGTGGATTTACGAACGGCAAATAAAAGAGTTATAGAAAGCTTAATATATTCCGGTGCGTTTGATGAATTACCAGGAAATAGAGCTCAAAAAATTTCAGAGCTGGATAAAATATTAAAAATTGCAATTGATGCGAAAAAACAAGCTGCCACAGGGCAAATGGACATGTTTGGACTAATAAGCAAAAAAACACAAACAAATAACAACCAAGATTATTATACATTTTTGCCACTGAAAGATTTTAGCGATAAAGAAAAATTGGATAAGGAAAAAGAAATTGCCGGTTTTTATTTAAGCTCACACCCTCTTGATAATCACAAAATACTTAAAAATTTAAAAGCTTTAACATTTCAAGAAATTACCGATATTACAAAAAACGGAAATACAAAAAAAGAACCTTTTGTAACATGTTTTGGCTTGATGCAAAACAATAAAGTAATAAAAACAAAAAAAGGCGACAATATGTCATTTGCTCAATTTGAGGATTATACAAATCATGCAGAAGTGATTATATTTCCAAGCGTTTATAAAAAAGTTGAAACACTTTTGCAAGAACATAATATTTTTGTAATACAAGGCTTTGTAGACTTAACAAGTAAAGACAAATGCAAAATTAAAGCGAACGATTTAATTCCTGTGGACCATATTTTAAATTTTAAAAAAATAGTTTCTTTAAATTTAAAATTACCTGAAATAATAGATCAAAATGTTTTGGGAAATCTAAAAAACATACTTGAACAACAATCCCAACCATCAAATATAAAAGTTCCTGTAAATATTGCGTTTAAAGAAAATAATAAAAATTTGCTAATAGAATATGGCAAAAAAATTACGCCGGAAATAGAACTATTAAACAATATAGAAAAGTTAGGCATTAAAGTTCAAATTGTTATCTAA